Genomic segment of Rattus norvegicus strain BN/NHsdMcwi chromosome 7, GRCr8, whole genome shotgun sequence:
aatcatatataataaataaataaatctttttttttttttttggttctttttttcggagctggggaccgaacccagggccttgcgcttcctaggtaagcgctctaccactgagctaaatccccagccccataaataaatctttaaataaaaaagagactGTGCctcaaatattaattaatataagtaaatgaaaaaagTAATTGAAGCATTTTTCTCCCCTAAATATTTCCATATCATTGTGACTGTAAATAATGGGACTGGGGTACTAACCAAAGATAGGAGACATTTAGTACCTGAGAGACCCTGAGGTAGGACTAACTTGACTTTTATTACTGCTGAGTCTTTCTCCTTGCTCCACCTCTCAGGTCCAAGGACTGTGGTGATTCTCATGGAGGACCCTGAGATTTCTGCAATCTGATCAGTGTCAAATGCCACTGGATTCGCTCTGAGACTCTTGCCCTAGAGGATGGCCAAAGGGCTCCTGATGACCTATGCCCTTTGGGCTTTTGGGGGCCCTGTTGGACTACACCACCTGTATCTGGGAAGGGACAGCCATGCCCTGCTCTGGATGCTCACCCTGGGAGGTGGTGGGTTGGGCTGGCTCTGGGAATTCTGGAAGCTTCCAAGCTTTGTGGCTCAAGCCAACGGAGTCCAGAGCTGgaaacagaggccagaagaggagagACCCCCTCTGAGTCTCCTTCGCTTTGCTTCCCAGATGGTAGTAGGTGTCTATTTTGGTCTCGTGGCTCTGATCAGCCTTTCTTCCACAGCCAACTTCTATATAGTGGGCCTCCCACTGGCCGTTGGCTTAGGGGTCTTGCTGGTAGCTGCTGTTGGTAACCAGACCTCAGACTTTAAGAACACCTTAGGAGCAGCCTTCCTCACTTCCCCTGTGTTCTATGGCCGCCCCATAGCCATCCTGCCCATCAGTTTGGCTGCCAGCATTACAGCCCAGAAGCATCGCCGATACAAAGTTTCAGCAGTGTCAGAGACACTTAGTGTGCGCCTCTACCGTGTGGGCTTAGCTTACCTCGCCTTCACAGGCCCACTGGCCTACAGTACCCTGTACAATACAGCTGCCACCATTAACTACGCAGCAGAAACCCTTGGTTCTTTCTTGAGTTGGTTCAACTTTTTCCCACTTCTCGGTCGTCTCGTGGAGTCTGTCTTGCTTCTGCCTTGCCGGATCTGGTGGCTACTGGTTGGGGCTCCTGGCTTCAATAGCAGCCAGTTCCAGGAATGGGAAAAGCTCTATGAATTTGTTGACAGTTTTCAGGATGAGAAACGTCAGCTGGCTCACCAGGTAAGCTTCTCTTCCCTGTCTTTGGGTAAGTCTCTTCAGGTAAGTCTCCTCAGGCCTGTCTGGACTCTAAGAGCTGGAAGTCTTGCAGGAGCTGGTAATTTGCTTGAGGGAGCTCTACATTGAGGTCTGCTTGCTATGCCCTAAAAGGAGATCCTGGCTTCTTTGGGCTTTTGCATGTACTGCATGAAGGTACATGAGAAAGACACAAGAATAATACTTTTTAGTCAAATTCtaacatagtttttcttttctttttaagatttatttattttatgtatgtgagcacactgtcactatcttcagatacaccagaagagggcatcagattccattacagatggttgtgagccaccatgtggttgctgggatttgaactcaggacctctggaggagcagtcagtgctcttaaccactgagccatctctccagccccatagtttTTCTAAGGTTGTGTATCGGGCTCTTGGGTTGAGGTGTGGAACAATACCAGCTCCAAGAagactccttcctgtctctccccaaTCTATACTCCTATCTTGGAGGTTACCTCCTTTCTGACGTCTTCCACAGTGGATTAGGGGTTCTGTTTGTTTCACAGTGTGGGAGTTTACACTCAGAACCCGTAGGTACACTACATGGACACAAtaacactgagccacaccccaagTCCTATCAGGATATATTAGGTTCAAGAATGTGtcaatgtggggctggggatttagctcagtggtagagcgcttgcctagcgagcgcaaggccctgggttcggtccccagctccaaaaaaaaaaaaaaaaaaaaagaaaaaagaaaaagaaaaaagaaaagagaaagaaaaagaaaaaagaaaagagaaaaaagaaagaaaagaatgtgtcAATGTGTGTGAGTCCCGGTCCTGTGTCATAGCGTCAgtggagaggtcagagggcaactggCAAGACTGGAATCTCTCCTTCCAGCATGTGTATTCCAGGGATGGAAGCCACCAGGCTTGCAGTAAGTTGTCTACTGCCCTGCCTACCTTGCCAGTTACCACCCCACccctgttttgcttttcttttctttttttttttctttttctttttttggagacaTGTTTGCACTATGTAGCCTTTAGCTGGCCTAAACCAGGCTAATATGGAGGCCTAGACTatgtgatcctcttgcttctgcctctcaagtgctggataTTAACAGCACATACCACCATGTCAGCTAGATGAGGTTTttagtttttccttccttccttccttccttccttcctttctttttcttttttttttttttttttttttggtttttttttcggagctggggaccaaacccagggccttgcactacctaggcaagcgctctaccactgagccaaatccccaaccccccttccttcctttcttctttccttccttccttccttccctcctttatttcttcctttccttccctccctccttat
This window contains:
- the Dnajc22 gene encoding dnaJ homolog subfamily C member 22 isoform X1, with the translated sequence MAKGLLMTYALWAFGGPVGLHHLYLGRDSHALLWMLTLGGGGLGWLWEFWKLPSFVAQANGVQSWKQRPEEERPPLSLLRFASQMVVGVYFGLVALISLSSTANFYIVGLPLAVGLGVLLVAAVGNQTSDFKNTLGAAFLTSPVFYGRPIAILPISLAASITAQKHRRYKVSAVSETLSVRLYRVGLAYLAFTGPLAYSTLYNTAATINYAAETLGSFLSWFNFFPLLGRLVESVLLLPCRIWWLLVGAPGFNSSQFQEWEKLYEFVDSFQDEKRQLAHQVLGIPEGATNEEIHRSYRDLVKVWHPDHNRHQTEEAQRHFLEIQAAYEVLSQPKKPRASWR